Proteins encoded by one window of Massilia sp. NR 4-1:
- a CDS encoding beta-ketoacyl synthase N-terminal-like domain-containing protein, with product MTNTTDLQELYGDTMPVAIISAGCRMPRAGDLFEYWRRLADGEELIEFFDAAQLAAAGVDPALLQKPGYVPAAAVLADADRFDWGFFGYSRHEAESIDPQQRLFLMCAWEALEMAGYGQAALADLAPQPKIGVIGSCKMSSYPAAAFDKLEEIASPSTFARLIGNDKDYLATRVSYKLGLTGPSLTVQTACSSSLVAIHLACEQIASGECEMVLAGGAGIGFPQQTGYVYREGMIFSPDGHCRPFDAGANGTAIGNGVAVVLLKSLERALEDGDPILAVVRGSAVNNDGAAKAGYTAPSPEGQARVIGEALALAEVDPASIGLVEAHGTATPLGDPIEVEALTRAWRRHTAQSQYCALGSVKSNLGHLDTAAGVASFLKAALALHYGQVPPSLHYEEANPAIDFANSPFFVPQMLLPWPQPGTRRAAVSSFAIGGTNCHAVLEQAPPRPGGEQTRQPLLLLLSARSEAALRILAQRHAWRLCEFDAGESLRDYCATSVWYRSLYDYRLALLAEDADQLIAQLYAFLDGGAAAAPATAAGPIQCWSASALAQDDAAATLQAFVRAQLPQAQPGWDGHACCAVKPVARALLPTCPFEGERCWYDIPSRARHAASHAAHGAADLPAGAGANAGDTALDAWHGMAAAAHRRAEELGRELDLSALDQETAGVDALHAAYVGTAFAQLGLFRDEAEWLDVDTCLRRSGAPARFRELFTRLLRDHAAGGWLQVDGDDSRQRYRRRSYAALPDSAPWLALMREIGYSQLADLVERSGPRLADMLAEQVDPVSVVFPGAATDDVEHMYQEQPYSVYLNRIAASAVAALAAASTHPLRILEIGGGTGGTTRDVLAQLPAGRCELYTFTDLGPLFLKRAQKKFAAYPFMRYQALDMNKPLAQQGLAAGGYDLIVAANVLHNAPDLRAMLSNLGSALAAGGVLLMREITAPKKLFDFVFGPLVPALLDSARRDGELFASRRRWQEALADAGYAQMEAAPAEQLPAHALGEQILLARWPGAAVCAALPTQITAAAPGPDAAPYDSAVVGGVSDGMRMLNVARPSQGTILAALLEQLPSAQALRLEQLRWHLDLSGAPDPLPLQFSLAGDQLRVEARDSNGLAQCLLSARVAWPRAQASRMPSGAALPCQSLPTSPVPLLDAVLQARFGAGAGQVQLDTLYWPDPAAQTPLQLHITENGWRASDANGAIFLDVQGAHPAPPLPAPWRATGDAQLYRWEWQTARPANTGAAASAQLRVFCVGDAAGADIWRQAFEQAGAACTYAAADSGASAPALEQALLAAGRIDVIIHIAAAQHGLADDVPLFEASGAAALTALLAAMGRLPAAIPLMLLTPQAFAIESGDQAAAWQSSGLGALLAVACHEMPMLRACQFDGGGFAPSDQVHLLLPLLADSEAWAPVYAARGMRLLEQVLQPCRLALPAALPTGRHVLVGGLCQLGLELAQWLAAQGARDLVWLTRRAPSERENRIIDSLRAKGVAIHIDNGADACDPPTFRAALARLAEGGPLGIVFHLAAVVRDATLAAINTEDWEATLATKLLPALCLHEMEEQLQPALTVYFSSAATAFGPAGQGAYALANGMLEGLAQHRNRQGLNTLAMAWGFWREIESDTRAALGVRLAERGMLGMSNAQGLTLLACAMNGNAPVYLPFHADWPRFARRASAAQQRRFAPCLPAALSNASQTPAARPLAEQLRQRIADLLGCPLERVAGDAKLIELGLDSLLMLDLAEQIRHDYGIEVGAETLLRADTPDALAAALLQQTPALAAAEPSMPAAAALPGAGEADMLAAVRDPARAAGIVDRYLRERLAALLQTDAAAIAPDAQLLQLGLDSLLFLELGETVQQELGVRLSAEAAFQAGSVDRLAGLLLAALHPTLPAAAPQTGMSGLRGALQELQQRSGGWLAPNGDVLSRPAETAPALHGLRGLRHRLRQHGLPQQLYAEFDKPASFDLPAFERAWSQVVQRHASLRSTISADGALRVLPEAPRYGIPLRDLRGLPSSGRETALAAAREEMENAIFDLAQWPHFEWRASRISDDCLRIHLRIDTSLNDIESFRIMLRELHLWTLDAQRRLPQLHFSAADYHACEQALAGTTVYARQLAACRDALAALPDAPSLPHLPPGRDPHIAAWRDALPRAAWLDLKERALSNGVSGSALLLAVYACALAPWSRSPAFSLRLDYPDRLPLHAQIGNVMLDAGNCAVIGCDLDAAGGTSFLQLAQACGAAIARRLEADLLDGAAILQAYRSGGAQRPAMPPVAMTSLLGVRSTYAIPETSDPLLGMPSYELATQPATALHFQVLEEESALLYNVDLDTGRLPDELGGRSCAACGSCWKRCPAIRIAGTARPNNCCAAREKNSMDKILNVVVCGTRFGEHYLAALSRSGDLGRAAHLPRYRLAGILARGSERSRALASRLDVPLYASPEQLPANIDVACVVVRSAIVGGDGSALARALLERGLHVLQEHPVHPTDIARMQELAARHGRRYHVNTFYPHLPAGQRFIGYASRSAALRRPAFVEITTSLQLLYSSLDIVCRALGAEDRFVCTPPLALDGIAAEAGQPWPFRSLQGLICGVPFALHLQHYLDPADPDHHSLVMHRIAIGGPEGNVLLANSYGPVIWSHPIYAPGYGRDDAAASYLLDAASHSASRFNRQPTALTFGTEHGPSLNQASRSDFPHAVHAALDELMDADAPQHRPAWWKAHGEAWLGIMRAAGTPQTVACAEPLPPHPDPLAYAEETTP from the coding sequence ATGACCAATACCACCGATTTGCAAGAACTGTATGGCGACACCATGCCGGTCGCCATCATCAGCGCCGGCTGCCGCATGCCGCGCGCCGGCGATCTGTTCGAATATTGGCGCAGGCTGGCCGACGGCGAGGAACTGATCGAGTTCTTCGACGCCGCCCAATTGGCCGCGGCCGGCGTCGATCCGGCCCTGCTGCAAAAGCCGGGCTATGTGCCGGCGGCCGCCGTGCTGGCCGATGCCGACCGCTTCGACTGGGGCTTTTTCGGCTATTCGCGCCACGAGGCCGAATCCATCGATCCGCAGCAGCGCCTGTTCCTGATGTGCGCCTGGGAGGCGCTGGAGATGGCCGGCTACGGCCAGGCGGCGCTGGCGGATCTGGCGCCGCAGCCGAAGATCGGCGTGATCGGCTCGTGCAAGATGAGCAGCTATCCGGCCGCCGCCTTCGACAAGTTGGAGGAAATCGCCTCGCCTTCGACCTTCGCGCGCCTGATCGGCAACGACAAGGATTATCTGGCCACGCGCGTCTCCTACAAGCTGGGACTGACCGGCCCGAGCCTGACCGTGCAGACCGCCTGTTCCAGCTCACTGGTGGCGATCCACCTGGCTTGCGAACAGATCGCCAGCGGCGAGTGCGAGATGGTGCTGGCCGGCGGCGCCGGCATCGGCTTTCCGCAGCAGACCGGCTATGTCTACCGCGAAGGCATGATCTTCTCGCCCGACGGCCATTGCCGGCCCTTCGACGCGGGCGCCAACGGCACAGCCATCGGCAATGGCGTGGCGGTGGTGCTGCTCAAGTCCCTGGAACGGGCGCTGGAAGACGGCGATCCGATCCTGGCGGTGGTGCGCGGTTCGGCCGTCAACAACGACGGCGCCGCCAAAGCCGGCTATACCGCACCATCGCCGGAAGGCCAGGCGCGCGTGATCGGCGAAGCCCTGGCCCTGGCGGAAGTCGATCCGGCCAGCATCGGTCTGGTGGAGGCGCACGGCACGGCCACGCCGCTGGGCGATCCGATCGAGGTCGAGGCGCTGACACGCGCCTGGCGCCGCCATACGGCGCAGAGCCAGTACTGCGCGCTGGGTTCCGTCAAGTCGAACCTGGGCCACCTGGACACAGCTGCCGGCGTGGCCAGCTTCCTGAAGGCGGCGCTGGCCTTGCACTATGGCCAGGTGCCGCCCAGCCTGCACTACGAGGAGGCCAACCCCGCCATCGACTTCGCCAACAGCCCCTTCTTCGTGCCGCAAATGCTGCTGCCCTGGCCGCAGCCGGGCACGCGGCGCGCGGCGGTCAGCTCCTTCGCCATCGGCGGCACCAATTGCCACGCGGTGCTGGAACAGGCGCCGCCGCGCCCAGGCGGCGAGCAGACGCGCCAGCCTCTGCTCCTGCTACTCAGCGCGCGCAGCGAAGCGGCCCTGCGCATCCTGGCCCAGCGCCACGCCTGGCGCCTGTGCGAATTCGATGCCGGCGAATCGCTGCGCGATTACTGCGCCACCAGCGTCTGGTACCGCAGCCTGTACGACTATCGTCTGGCGCTGCTGGCCGAAGATGCGGACCAGTTGATCGCCCAGCTGTACGCCTTCCTCGATGGCGGGGCAGCGGCCGCCCCGGCCACTGCGGCCGGACCGATCCAGTGCTGGAGCGCCAGCGCGCTGGCACAGGACGACGCTGCGGCCACGTTGCAGGCTTTCGTACGCGCCCAGCTGCCGCAGGCGCAACCCGGTTGGGACGGCCATGCGTGTTGCGCCGTGAAGCCGGTGGCGCGCGCACTGCTGCCGACCTGCCCTTTCGAGGGGGAGCGCTGCTGGTACGATATCCCGTCGCGCGCCAGGCATGCCGCATCGCATGCGGCGCATGGCGCAGCGGACCTGCCAGCTGGAGCCGGCGCAAACGCCGGCGATACGGCGCTGGATGCCTGGCATGGCATGGCCGCCGCCGCGCACCGCCGCGCCGAAGAGCTGGGCCGCGAGCTGGATCTATCCGCGCTGGACCAGGAAACGGCGGGCGTGGACGCCCTGCATGCGGCCTATGTCGGCACGGCTTTCGCGCAACTGGGCCTGTTCCGCGACGAGGCGGAATGGCTCGACGTGGATACCTGCCTGCGCCGCAGCGGCGCTCCGGCCCGCTTCCGCGAACTGTTCACGCGCCTGCTGCGCGATCATGCCGCCGGCGGCTGGCTGCAGGTGGACGGCGACGACAGCCGGCAGCGGTACCGGCGCCGCTCCTACGCGGCCCTGCCCGACAGTGCCCCCTGGCTGGCCCTGATGCGCGAAATCGGCTACAGCCAGCTGGCGGACCTGGTGGAGCGCAGCGGACCACGCCTGGCCGACATGCTGGCCGAGCAGGTCGATCCGGTAAGCGTGGTCTTCCCCGGTGCGGCGACCGACGATGTCGAGCATATGTACCAGGAGCAGCCGTATTCGGTTTATCTGAACCGCATCGCCGCCAGTGCGGTGGCGGCGCTGGCCGCCGCCAGCACGCATCCGCTGCGCATTCTGGAAATCGGCGGCGGTACCGGCGGCACCACGCGCGACGTGCTGGCGCAATTGCCGGCCGGCCGCTGCGAGCTGTATACCTTCACCGACCTCGGCCCCCTGTTCCTGAAGCGGGCGCAGAAAAAATTCGCCGCCTATCCCTTCATGCGCTACCAGGCGCTGGACATGAACAAGCCGCTGGCGCAGCAGGGACTGGCCGCCGGCGGCTACGATCTGATCGTCGCCGCCAACGTCCTGCACAACGCGCCCGACCTGCGCGCCATGCTGTCCAACCTGGGCAGCGCACTGGCGGCGGGCGGCGTCCTGTTGATGCGCGAGATCACCGCGCCAAAAAAACTCTTCGATTTCGTCTTTGGTCCGCTGGTGCCGGCGCTGCTGGACAGTGCGCGGCGCGACGGCGAACTGTTCGCCAGCCGCCGCCGCTGGCAGGAAGCGCTGGCGGACGCCGGCTACGCGCAGATGGAAGCCGCCCCCGCCGAGCAATTGCCCGCCCATGCGCTGGGTGAGCAAATCCTGCTGGCGCGCTGGCCGGGCGCAGCCGTGTGCGCGGCACTGCCGACGCAAATCACCGCCGCCGCTCCAGGTCCGGACGCAGCGCCATACGACAGTGCCGTCGTCGGCGGCGTCAGCGACGGTATGCGTATGCTAAACGTTGCCCGTCCCAGCCAGGGCACCATCCTCGCCGCCTTGCTGGAGCAGTTGCCGTCGGCGCAAGCGCTGCGGCTGGAGCAACTACGCTGGCATCTGGACCTGAGCGGTGCGCCCGATCCCCTGCCGCTGCAATTCAGCCTCGCTGGCGACCAGTTGCGCGTCGAGGCCCGCGACAGCAACGGCCTGGCGCAATGCCTCCTGAGCGCCCGTGTGGCTTGGCCACGCGCCCAGGCCAGTCGGATGCCCAGCGGCGCGGCCCTGCCCTGCCAGTCCCTCCCCACCAGCCCTGTGCCGCTGCTCGACGCGGTCCTGCAAGCCCGTTTCGGCGCCGGCGCAGGACAGGTCCAGCTGGATACACTGTACTGGCCCGATCCGGCTGCGCAGACACCGCTGCAATTGCACATCACCGAAAACGGCTGGCGTGCAAGTGACGCCAACGGCGCCATTTTCCTTGATGTTCAAGGCGCCCATCCCGCCCCGCCCCTGCCTGCGCCGTGGCGCGCCACCGGCGATGCGCAGCTTTATCGCTGGGAGTGGCAAACCGCCAGACCTGCCAACACTGGCGCCGCGGCATCCGCGCAGCTGCGCGTGTTCTGCGTGGGCGATGCCGCAGGCGCCGATATCTGGCGCCAGGCATTCGAGCAGGCGGGGGCCGCCTGCACCTATGCTGCCGCAGACAGCGGCGCGAGCGCGCCAGCCCTGGAGCAAGCCTTGCTGGCGGCGGGCAGAATCGATGTCATCATCCATATCGCCGCTGCGCAACATGGACTGGCAGACGATGTTCCGCTATTTGAGGCTTCCGGCGCCGCCGCGCTGACTGCACTGCTGGCGGCGATGGGCAGGCTGCCGGCAGCGATTCCGCTGATGCTGTTGACGCCCCAGGCTTTCGCCATCGAAAGCGGCGATCAAGCCGCAGCATGGCAAAGCAGCGGGCTGGGTGCCTTGCTGGCCGTGGCCTGCCATGAAATGCCTATGCTGCGCGCCTGCCAGTTCGACGGCGGCGGCTTTGCTCCGTCCGACCAGGTCCACCTGCTTCTGCCGCTGCTGGCCGACAGCGAAGCCTGGGCTCCGGTCTATGCCGCACGCGGCATGCGCCTGCTGGAACAAGTCCTGCAACCTTGCCGACTGGCGCTGCCCGCCGCCTTGCCGACGGGGCGCCATGTGCTGGTTGGAGGTTTGTGCCAGCTGGGCCTTGAGCTGGCGCAGTGGCTGGCAGCCCAAGGCGCGCGCGACCTGGTCTGGCTGACGCGCCGCGCACCATCGGAGCGGGAAAATCGCATTATCGACAGCCTGCGCGCCAAGGGTGTCGCCATCCATATCGATAATGGCGCCGATGCCTGCGACCCGCCCACCTTCCGCGCCGCGCTGGCAAGGCTGGCCGAAGGCGGTCCGCTTGGCATCGTCTTCCACTTGGCGGCCGTGGTGCGCGACGCCACACTGGCAGCCATCAATACGGAAGACTGGGAAGCGACGCTGGCGACTAAACTGCTGCCCGCGCTTTGTCTGCATGAGATGGAGGAGCAGTTGCAGCCTGCCCTGACCGTATATTTCTCGTCCGCCGCCACCGCCTTCGGACCTGCTGGCCAAGGCGCTTATGCGCTGGCGAACGGCATGCTGGAAGGACTGGCGCAGCATCGCAACCGGCAAGGCTTGAATACACTGGCCATGGCCTGGGGCTTCTGGCGCGAGATCGAATCGGACACGCGCGCAGCGCTAGGCGTGCGTCTGGCCGAACGCGGGATGCTGGGCATGAGCAATGCGCAAGGGTTGACGCTGCTGGCCTGCGCCATGAACGGCAATGCGCCGGTCTATCTGCCCTTCCATGCCGACTGGCCGCGCTTTGCCCGGCGCGCCAGCGCGGCCCAGCAGCGGCGTTTCGCGCCCTGCCTGCCCGCAGCGCTTTCCAATGCCAGCCAGACGCCGGCCGCGCGGCCGCTGGCGGAACAGCTGCGCCAGCGCATCGCCGACCTGCTGGGCTGCCCGCTGGAACGGGTGGCGGGAGACGCGAAACTGATCGAACTGGGACTGGATTCGCTGCTGATGCTGGACCTGGCCGAGCAGATCCGCCATGACTACGGCATCGAAGTCGGCGCCGAAACCCTGCTGCGCGCCGACACGCCGGATGCGCTGGCGGCCGCGCTGCTCCAGCAGACGCCGGCCCTGGCGGCGGCAGAACCGTCAATGCCAGCCGCCGCTGCGCTTCCTGGCGCTGGAGAGGCCGATATGCTGGCCGCCGTGCGCGACCCGGCACGCGCAGCCGGCATCGTGGACCGCTATCTGCGCGAACGCCTGGCGGCACTGCTGCAAACGGATGCCGCCGCCATTGCCCCCGACGCCCAGCTGCTGCAACTCGGACTGGATTCCCTGCTCTTCCTGGAGCTGGGCGAAACCGTCCAGCAGGAACTCGGCGTGCGTCTGTCGGCGGAAGCCGCCTTCCAGGCCGGCAGCGTGGACCGTCTCGCCGGCCTGCTGCTGGCAGCCCTGCATCCCACGCTGCCCGCCGCAGCACCGCAAACCGGTATGTCCGGCCTGCGCGGCGCCTTGCAGGAACTGCAGCAACGCAGCGGCGGCTGGCTGGCGCCGAATGGCGACGTGCTGTCCCGCCCAGCGGAAACCGCCCCGGCCTTGCACGGCCTGCGCGGCCTGCGCCACCGCCTGCGCCAGCATGGCCTGCCGCAGCAGCTCTATGCGGAATTCGATAAGCCCGCCAGCTTCGACCTGCCAGCCTTCGAACGCGCCTGGAGCCAGGTGGTGCAGCGCCACGCCTCGCTGCGCAGCACCATCAGCGCCGACGGCGCGCTGCGCGTGCTGCCGGAAGCGCCACGCTACGGCATCCCGCTGCGCGACTTGCGCGGCCTGCCGTCCTCCGGGCGCGAAACTGCGCTGGCCGCTGCGCGCGAAGAGATGGAAAACGCCATCTTCGATCTGGCGCAGTGGCCGCATTTCGAATGGCGCGCCAGCCGCATCAGCGACGATTGCCTGCGCATCCATCTGCGCATCGACACCAGCCTGAACGACATCGAAAGCTTCCGCATCATGTTGCGCGAACTGCATCTGTGGACGCTCGACGCGCAGCGCCGCCTGCCGCAGCTGCACTTCTCCGCCGCCGACTACCATGCCTGCGAACAGGCCCTGGCCGGCACGACGGTCTACGCGCGCCAGCTGGCCGCCTGCCGCGATGCCCTGGCGGCGCTGCCGGATGCGCCATCGTTGCCGCATCTGCCGCCCGGCCGCGACCCGCATATCGCCGCCTGGCGCGACGCGCTGCCGCGCGCTGCCTGGCTGGATCTGAAGGAACGGGCTCTTTCCAATGGTGTCAGCGGAAGCGCGCTGCTGTTGGCGGTATATGCCTGTGCGTTGGCGCCCTGGTCGCGCAGCCCGGCATTCAGCTTGCGGCTGGACTATCCCGACCGCCTGCCGCTGCACGCGCAAATCGGCAATGTGATGCTGGACGCCGGCAACTGCGCCGTGATCGGCTGCGATCTGGACGCGGCCGGCGGCACCAGCTTCCTGCAACTGGCCCAGGCCTGCGGCGCAGCCATTGCACGCCGCCTGGAAGCCGACCTGCTGGACGGCGCCGCCATTCTGCAAGCTTACCGGAGCGGTGGCGCCCAGCGGCCAGCCATGCCGCCGGTTGCCATGACCAGTTTGCTGGGCGTGCGCAGCACTTATGCCATCCCCGAAACCTCCGATCCTTTACTGGGCATGCCGTCCTACGAGCTGGCGACACAACCCGCCACCGCCCTGCATTTCCAGGTGCTGGAGGAAGAAAGCGCCCTGCTCTACAACGTCGACCTCGATACCGGGCGTTTGCCCGACGAGCTGGGGGGGCGCTCATGCGCCGCCTGCGGCAGCTGCTGGAAACGCTGTCCGGCCATCCGGATAGCTGGAACAGCACGCCCGAACAACTGCTGCGCGGCGCGGGAGAAAAACAGCATGGATAAGATTCTGAACGTGGTGGTTTGCGGCACCCGTTTCGGCGAACATTATCTGGCGGCCCTGTCGCGCAGCGGGGACCTGGGCCGCGCGGCGCATCTGCCGCGCTATCGCCTGGCGGGCATCCTGGCGCGCGGCAGCGAACGCTCTCGCGCGCTAGCCAGCCGGCTCGATGTGCCGCTGTACGCCAGCCCGGAACAGCTGCCCGCCAATATCGACGTGGCCTGCGTCGTGGTGCGCAGCGCCATCGTGGGCGGCGACGGTTCGGCGCTGGCGCGCGCGCTGCTGGAGCGCGGCCTGCACGTGCTGCAGGAGCATCCCGTGCATCCCACCGATATCGCGCGCATGCAGGAGCTGGCGGCCCGCCACGGGCGGCGCTATCACGTCAACACTTTTTACCCGCATCTGCCGGCCGGGCAGCGTTTCATCGGCTACGCCAGCCGCAGCGCGGCGCTGCGCCGGCCTGCTTTCGTGGAAATCACCACCAGCCTGCAATTGCTGTATTCCAGCCTGGACATCGTGTGCCGCGCCCTAGGCGCGGAAGACCGCTTCGTCTGCACGCCGCCGCTGGCCCTGGACGGCATCGCCGCCGAAGCAGGCCAGCCCTGGCCTTTCCGTTCGCTGCAAGGCCTGATCTGCGGGGTTCCGTTCGCGCTGCATCTGCAGCACTATCTGGATCCGGCCGATCCCGACCACCACAGCCTGGTCATGCACCGCATCGCCATTGGCGGCCCCGAAGGCAATGTCCTGCTGGCCAATAGCTATGGGCCGGTGATCTGGAGCCATCCTATCTACGCACCCGGCTATGGACGCGACGATGCCGCCGCCTCCTACCTGCTGGATGCGGCCAGCCACAGCGCCAGCCGTTTCAACCGCCAGCCCACGGCGCTGACCTTCGGCACGGAGCATGGTCCCAGCCTGAACCAGGCCAGCCGCAGCGACTTCCCGCATGCCGTGCATGCCGCGCTCGATGAGCTGATGGACGCCGATGCACCGCAACACCGGCCGGCGTGGTGGAAGGCGCATGGCGAGGCCTGGCTGGGCATCATGCGCGCGGCCGGCACTCCGCAAACCGTCGCCTGCGCGGAACCGTTACCGCCGCATCCCGATCCACTGGCCTATGCAGAGGAAACCACGCCATGA
- a CDS encoding 4'-phosphopantetheinyl transferase superfamily protein gives MQLNGPDTESGNRSASLTAWDYAGAAPEVLVVLARTEMASAVPLHSLDAQEMGRYWSYLQAADRQRHLLAHGLKRLVLGAMLDCEPAALRFGIGAAGKPWLEPGTLQFNLSHSGNWVAMAVCRGFEVGIDVEQVRSIDIRALAGLVNHSEDCVLPEAPLEQRFYAAWSMKEAVAKCTGQGLGMPFTGMRLTTAGSGHYRCQHDEACWEVAYRQLPGAHLALAAARDFRLRLLQPRNWSELPVLLEQALGVPPRWHSA, from the coding sequence ATGCAATTGAACGGACCGGATACGGAAAGCGGCAACCGCAGCGCCAGTCTCACCGCCTGGGATTACGCCGGCGCCGCACCCGAGGTGCTGGTGGTACTGGCGCGAACGGAGATGGCGTCGGCCGTCCCCCTGCATAGCCTGGATGCGCAGGAAATGGGGCGCTACTGGAGCTATCTGCAGGCGGCCGACCGCCAGCGCCATTTGCTCGCGCACGGCCTGAAACGGCTGGTACTGGGAGCAATGCTGGACTGCGAACCTGCAGCGCTGCGCTTCGGCATTGGCGCCGCGGGTAAGCCCTGGCTGGAACCCGGCACGCTGCAGTTCAATCTCTCCCACAGCGGGAACTGGGTCGCAATGGCGGTCTGCCGCGGCTTCGAGGTAGGTATCGACGTGGAGCAGGTGCGAAGCATCGATATCCGGGCGCTGGCGGGCCTCGTCAACCATTCCGAAGATTGCGTGCTGCCGGAAGCACCACTGGAGCAGCGCTTCTACGCCGCCTGGAGCATGAAAGAAGCTGTCGCCAAGTGCACAGGCCAGGGCCTGGGGATGCCTTTTACGGGCATGCGCCTGACGACGGCCGGTTCCGGGCATTATCGTTGCCAACATGACGAGGCCTGCTGGGAAGTCGCCTACCGCCAGCTGCCGGGGGCGCACTTGGCCCTGGCAGCCGCGCGCGACTTCCGCTTACGGCTGCTGCAGCCGCGCAATTGGAGCGAGCTTCCTGTCTTGCTGGAACAGGCGCTCGGCGTGCCGCCACGGTGGCATTCCGCCTGA
- a CDS encoding thioesterase domain-containing protein, with product MNTAHSAAPLLARNRQAYAGLAQVLEHAGLAEHALYLNWGYAPLPGMPDWAQRDLPPGELGLAQARLILEVLGDTPLDGKRLLDVGCGRGGAVALLARLHAAAQLTGADLSTANIAYCRQRHRDARLRFQVADACRLPYPDHSFDVLFNLESSGAYPDLPAFLGHAFRVLKPGGRFCYADVMDAHSVPLIRRALEQTGFTIECERSVSAQVCAARNASPAGLWRRIDGALQQLDKPELRGELERYLANPDSGLHHALADGRADYRIFHLRRHTGAAGKIDAELATALARRSTRLDALERKPDATSPSSAVNSHWFPLTAPDLQAGFNVFALPYAGGGASIYRQWTLAADSTAPWRICPLQLPGRESRLAEAAIEDMEQMVAQIAAAIDRFTYRPWALAACSLGCKIAFELARHFEALDRRPVLLFLMACPAPSLPLRRRVSHYNDADFAGEVRHLGGTPPEIMADAEMMRTIMPILRSDSALAEGYAAPSDARIGSPVTMVAASDDHLVTVEEARLWKRHAGGGFDWRMVDGGHFFLRQRRAELLGWLREGLQASLRRFVPEVEACN from the coding sequence ATGAATACCGCCCATAGCGCCGCGCCGCTGCTGGCGCGCAACCGCCAGGCCTATGCCGGACTGGCCCAGGTGCTGGAGCATGCCGGCTTGGCCGAGCATGCGCTCTACCTGAACTGGGGCTACGCACCGCTGCCTGGCATGCCCGATTGGGCACAGCGCGACCTGCCGCCCGGCGAACTGGGACTGGCCCAGGCACGCCTGATTCTGGAAGTGCTGGGCGATACGCCGCTGGATGGCAAGCGCCTGCTGGACGTGGGCTGCGGCCGCGGCGGTGCCGTCGCGTTGCTGGCGCGCCTGCATGCTGCAGCCCAGCTCACCGGGGCCGACCTGAGCACCGCCAATATCGCCTATTGCCGCCAACGCCACCGCGACGCGCGCCTGCGTTTCCAGGTGGCCGACGCCTGCCGTCTGCCCTATCCGGACCACAGCTTCGATGTGCTGTTCAATCTGGAATCGTCCGGCGCCTATCCCGACCTGCCAGCCTTCCTGGGCCACGCCTTCCGCGTGCTGAAACCGGGCGGACGTTTCTGCTACGCCGATGTGATGGATGCGCACAGCGTGCCGCTGATCCGGCGCGCACTGGAGCAGACCGGTTTCACCATCGAATGCGAGCGTTCGGTCAGCGCCCAGGTCTGCGCCGCGCGCAACGCCAGTCCGGCAGGCTTGTGGCGCCGCATCGACGGCGCCCTGCAGCAGTTGGACAAACCCGAACTGCGCGGTGAACTGGAACGCTATCTGGCCAATCCGGATTCCGGCCTGCACCATGCACTGGCCGACGGCCGCGCCGATTACCGCATTTTCCATCTGCGCCGCCACACCGGAGCCGCCGGGAAGATCGATGCGGAACTGGCAACCGCGCTGGCCAGGCGTTCCACACGCCTGGATGCGCTGGAGCGTAAACCGGACGCCACATCACCATCCAGCGCCGTCAATTCGCATTGGTTCCCGCTTACCGCCCCGGACCTGCAGGCCGGTTTCAATGTTTTCGCCCTGCCCTATGCCGGCGGCGGCGCCTCCATTTATCGCCAATGGACGCTGGCGGCGGACAGCACAGCGCCATGGCGCATCTGCCCATTGCAGCTGCCCGGCCGCGAAAGCCGGCTGGCGGAAGCCGCGATAGAGGATATGGAGCAGATGGTGGCACAGATCGCCGCCGCCATCGATCGCTTTACCTACCGCCCCTGGGCCCTGGCGGCGTGCAGCCTTGGCTGCAAGATCGCCTTCGAGCTGGCGCGCCATTTCGAAGCCCTGGACCGCAGGCCGGTACTGCTGTTCCTGATGGCCTGTCCCGCCCCCAGCCTGCCGCTGCGGCGCCGTGTCTCGCATTACAACGATGCCGATTTCGCCGGCGAGGTGCGCCATCTGGGCGGCACGCCACCGGAAATCATGGCCGACGCCGAGATGATGCGCACCATCATGCCCATCCTGCGCAGCGACAGCGCCCTGGCCGAAGGCTATGCGGCGCCAAGCGATGCCAGGATCGGCAGTCCGGTGACGATGGTGGCTGCCAGCGACGACCATCTGGTGACAGTGGAAGAAGCCCGCCTGTGGAAGCGGCATGCGGGCGGCGGCTTCGATTGGCGCATGGTCGACGGCGGGCATTTCTTCCTGCGCCAGCGGCGCGCCGAACTGCTTGGCTGGCTACGCGAAGGCTTGCAGGCCAGCTTGCGCCGCTTCGTGCCAGAGGTGGAAGCATGCAATTGA